In the Oscillospiraceae bacterium genome, GCACGGTGGTGGTGCACTGGTTCAGCGTGTTCTGCGTGGTGTTCTGGGCCCCCAGCTTTACCCTGCCCAACGCCCTGCGCAGCGGCGGCGATGCCAAGTTTACGATGCTCGTCAGTATCGCCAGCATGTGGGTGTTCCGCGTGATTTTAAGCTATTTCTTTGTGCTGCAGATGCACATGGGGCTGACCGGCGTATGGTTTGGCATGTTTGTGGATTGGATCTGCCGGAGTATTTTGTTTGGGGTACGGTTTTATAGCGGCAAATGGATGGAGCATAAGGTAATTTAATTTCTGCTTTCCCCCACCTAAGCAGGGGAAAGCATTTTTTATTGACAATTTTGGTCTACTGTGATAGACTACAAATAAAAGAAGTCTATCCATGTAGACCAAAGGAGAAAACCATGAACCATTTAGCCGAAGCTGAATACCGGTTTGCCTGCCTGGTGTGGGACACCGAGCCCCTGCCCAGCGGCCAGCTGGTCAAACTTTCCGCCGCCGAGCTGGGTTGGAAAAAAAGCACCACCTATACCGTGCTGAAAAAGCTGTGCGAGCGCGGCATTCTGCAAAACGAGGGCGGCACTGTGACCAGCCTGGTAAAAAAGGAGGAAGTGCAGTGCGCCGAGAGCGCCGCCGTGGTGGACAAGACCTTTGACGGCAGCCTGCCGCGCTTCGTGGCCGCATTTTTGAACTCGAAGCCCATCAGCGCCGCCGAAGCGGCCGAGATCCGCGCCCTGTTGGACGCGGCCCAATCGAAAGAGGGGTGACTATTATGCGCAGCACTGTGCTTTCGTTTTTGCTGCTCAGCCTGTGGGGCAGCGCGGCGGCGCTGGCGGCCTGGGTCGTCTGCCGCCTGTTGCGCCGTGCCCATGCGCCCAGCCGGTTTTTGTGCTGGCTGTGGCTGGCCGTGGGACTGCGGTTCGTGCTGCCCTTTGGCATCCCGCTTGCCCTGCCCCGCCCGCAAAACACCCAACTGGCCGAGGCCGCCGACACTGTGCAGGCCCTGACCCAGCCGGAGCTTACCGCCCCGGACCTGCCTGCCATGGTTCCCGCCGCCCCCGCCGCGCCTGCGCCCTGGTACACCACACTGACCGTGTGGCATCTGCTGGCGGCGGTATGGGCTGTGGGCGTGGCACTGCTGGCCGTGCGTGCCGTGTGGGGCTACCTGCGCCTGTCCCGCCAGGTGGCGCTGGCCTGCAAAACGCCGGATGGCTGCTTCAGCGGCCCCTGTGTGCCCACGCCCTTTACCCTGGGCCTGCTGCGGCCCCGCATCTACCTGCCCGCCGGGCTGGTCGGCCCCGCCCGGGACGCCGTTATCTTGCACGAGCGCACCCACATCCGCCGGGGCGACCCGCTGACCAAGCCGCTGTTTTACGCCGTGGCCTGCCTGCACTGGTTCAACCCGCTGGCGTGGCTGGCCTTCCGCGAGTTTGAGCGCGACATGGAGGCCGCCTGCGACGAAGCTGCCGTGCGAGGCCAATCTTCCGCCGCCTGCAGCGCCTACTGCGAGAGCATTCTGCGGTTTGCCATGCAGGGGCGCGGCGTGCCCGGCAGCCTGGCCTTTGGTCAGGGCAGCGCTAAGACCCGCATCGTGCATCTGCTGCATTACCGCCGCCTGGGGGCCGGGGCCATGGTGGTCTGCGCCGTGGTCATCGCTGCCAGCATGACGGCCTGCATGGTGCGCCCTACTTTGGAAAACGCCCCCGCCGCCACGCCGGAGACCGCCGAAGCCGCTGAGCCGGAGGCCACGCCTACCCCCGCACCGACGCAGGCACCCACCGCTGTGGTCAACACCGCCCAGCTGCCGCTGCTGGAGGACCCCGACAACAGCCCGCTGTTTATCGATCCTGTACCGGATTACAAGTACATTTCCCGCTTTATGGGCAACGGCCACCGCGGTGACGATCTGTGTGCCGCCCCCGGCACCGATGTGCTGGCCGCGGCCGATGGCGTTGTCGTCCAGGCCGCCGAGCATTACAGCTGGGGCAATTTTGTGGTCATCGACCACGGCACGAACAGCGAGGGTTACAGCTGGCGCACCCTGTACGCCCACCTGCAGAGCTATACTGTGGAAGTCGGACAGCATGTTATCCAGGGGCAGATCATCGGCTACGTAGGCAGCACCGGCCGAACCACCGGCAACCAGTGTCATTTTGAAGTATATGTGGATAACACCCTGACCTCTCCGCGCTGGTTTACCGCCTATCACGGGGAGGGCGACAGCGCCGAGCCGACCGACGAGGAGCGGCAGGAACTCATTGACCGATGCGTCGACGCCAAGCTATACGATGCCATGCACACGATGGATGAAGCACTGGGCGGCCAGGGGGCGCAGGCCGTTGTCTTTTCGCTGCCGCTCGACCTTTCTGACGATGTGCGGATGAGCAGCACTTTCGCCCAAAACTGCACCGGCGTAGACCTGGCGGCCCCGGAGGGCACCACCGTACTGGCCGCCGCCGACGGCACCGTGACCGAGTACGACTATAATGAGGACGACGGCTACTATCTGGTGCTGTACCACGGCATGGACGACGGTGCCTCGTGGCAGACGCGATACAGCCACCTGGGCAGCGTGAAGGTGCAGGTCGGGCAGCAGGTCGTGCAAGGCCAGGAGATCGCCGCCTGCGGCAGCACCGGGGCCAGCACCGGCCCCCACCTGCATTGGGAAGTGCTGAAAAACAGCGAACCCGTAGACCCGCAGACGGTTTGTGAACTCCTGTCTACCCTATAATAAGGTAACACTCCTATGAAATATTCTTCCCCCGGCCCCGCCCTGTTGGCGGCGGGGCTGCTTTTTTGCACCCTTTTTGCGCCGTTTGGCGCGTATGCTGACAGCAAAAAGGACGAATTATCGGCAAAACAGAATCAAGCCCAGCAGGCCTACAACGAAGCCCAGCAAGAACTGGAAGAACTGCAAAACCAGCAAAGCGAGACCCAGAGCCAGATCGACCAATTGCAGGGGCAGAGCGCCGAAGTCGCCGCCCAGTTGAGCGGCATATATACAGCCTTGCAGGAGGCCCAGCGCACCCTGGACGAGCGCACCGCGGCCGCCGAGCAGGCCGCCCAGGCGCTGGCGGACAAGCAGGCCGAGTACGACGCCAGCCTGGTCCGCTGCAAAAGCCAGATGGGCGCGATGCAGCTTTTGGACGGCGGCGGCAGCATTACCCTTTTGATGCAGGCCCACAGCCTGTACGAGATGCTGACCTTTGCCGAGACCCTGCGGGAGCTGGCCGACCACAGCAGCGCCGCCCTGGCGCAGTTGAACGCCGAGGCCGAAGCCCTGGACACCGCCCGCGCCGAGGCCCAAGCCGCTGCTGACGAAGCCGAGGCCGCCCGCGCGGCGCTGGATGCCCAGCAGACCGCCCTGGAAGCTACACAAAACGAGCTGGGCAGCGCCTTACAAGCCGCCAACACCGCCC is a window encoding:
- a CDS encoding peptidoglycan DD-metalloendopeptidase family protein, with translation MKYSSPGPALLAAGLLFCTLFAPFGAYADSKKDELSAKQNQAQQAYNEAQQELEELQNQQSETQSQIDQLQGQSAEVAAQLSGIYTALQEAQRTLDERTAAAEQAAQALADKQAEYDASLVRCKSQMGAMQLLDGGGSITLLMQAHSLYEMLTFAETLRELADHSSAALAQLNAEAEALDTARAEAQAAADEAEAARAALDAQQTALEATQNELGSALQAANTALTEQQAAEQAQAVVTEAARKAYLQATADLDAYARAQSSKYTTADLHLTSLAFRCPLDSYGRITTQFGEADPWGIPHRGTDFAAPGGTPVYAIADGIVSAAAAVYSYGNCVQISHGTADDGNTYDSLYAHLSSIVVSQGSAVTKGQVIGYVGNTGNVYSTGGGGYHLHLELRVNRARVNPLAYVPQ
- a CDS encoding BlaI/MecI/CopY family transcriptional regulator, translated to MNHLAEAEYRFACLVWDTEPLPSGQLVKLSAAELGWKKSTTYTVLKKLCERGILQNEGGTVTSLVKKEEVQCAESAAVVDKTFDGSLPRFVAAFLNSKPISAAEAAEIRALLDAAQSKEG
- a CDS encoding M23/M56 family metallopeptidase translates to MRSTVLSFLLLSLWGSAAALAAWVVCRLLRRAHAPSRFLCWLWLAVGLRFVLPFGIPLALPRPQNTQLAEAADTVQALTQPELTAPDLPAMVPAAPAAPAPWYTTLTVWHLLAAVWAVGVALLAVRAVWGYLRLSRQVALACKTPDGCFSGPCVPTPFTLGLLRPRIYLPAGLVGPARDAVILHERTHIRRGDPLTKPLFYAVACLHWFNPLAWLAFREFERDMEAACDEAAVRGQSSAACSAYCESILRFAMQGRGVPGSLAFGQGSAKTRIVHLLHYRRLGAGAMVVCAVVIAASMTACMVRPTLENAPAATPETAEAAEPEATPTPAPTQAPTAVVNTAQLPLLEDPDNSPLFIDPVPDYKYISRFMGNGHRGDDLCAAPGTDVLAAADGVVVQAAEHYSWGNFVVIDHGTNSEGYSWRTLYAHLQSYTVEVGQHVIQGQIIGYVGSTGRTTGNQCHFEVYVDNTLTSPRWFTAYHGEGDSAEPTDEERQELIDRCVDAKLYDAMHTMDEALGGQGAQAVVFSLPLDLSDDVRMSSTFAQNCTGVDLAAPEGTTVLAAADGTVTEYDYNEDDGYYLVLYHGMDDGASWQTRYSHLGSVKVQVGQQVVQGQEIAACGSTGASTGPHLHWEVLKNSEPVDPQTVCELLSTL